ATTGGTAAGATAGTCTGTGTCAGCCCTTTTTAACCCCTGAGAACTCGCTTCATTCTTGCCCCTGTTACACACtaatttcataatttctttctggtttCCAACAAGGATCACTCACCCATTTTGTACAATGCTGCGCAACAAGCAATAGAATATGCTTATTATAGAACTAGCAGGGAATATTAAACACTGGGATTTAGGTCTTCTCTTGAGATCTCTGTGGGAAACCTTGCATGTACAGATCTAACATAAACCTGAAATACTAACCTCTCAGTAAGGATAGTAGCCAAAATCGTGCTGACAAGCAGCACTGAGTCACCTCCTGAAACGTcgtattaaattaaaatatcatgCTAATATTGcaactgtttcttttcccctttcatgTCTCATTCCCTATACCcttctcaaattttttttcctaaactagACTGTATTTCCAGTCTAAGTACTCTGAACTAAATATTCATGGCGTCTATGCACAGTCATTGCTTCAATTTTAACTAAATTTTAGAAGCTGCAACACTTCAGCAGCCACAGTTTTCAGGCCAGCTGGCAACGCTGCAAAAGAACATACAGCTGAATgcataaacagatttttataaatACGACCCCTCAAAATCAGAATGCCTGTAAAAAGCTCCACTGCTTTCAGGGCTGTGCAGTTCCACTTTGAAACTACAATTATGCAGCTTACACTACCTGTTTTTACAAGACAGCAACAAGGAAGGTCATGTTTAGGCACAAAGCCTGAACTCTCTTACCGTGAAGACAGGACACTATCCCAAGGTCACTACAATTATGGCATCTGGTGACCAGTTCTAAGATAAACTATTTCCTTTCTCACTCATCAGTTGTAGGCAATTTGAACAACAATcctcttattaaaaataatgttttacttTCCATCTTTTCATGCTGTTGCTTAGGTTTTTGGTGAGgtttccccctcctgccccctccaTGGGCAAGACAAGATGtgcatatttgttttaaatatgttaCTGCAAAATTGTTCTTACAGTATAGCATGTTATGGTATACGCACGATACGTACAAAGAACCCTAAACCACAATTTGTTATAGATCAGTTATAGCAACGGTAGAATTCTCACAAGCATTATACTATTAGGAACCCAATAACACTTGACGCCTTTGAGCCCAATAATCTTTCAATTCAATacagagaagaaactgaagttGTGGTTTCATATTTAGTGGACGGTGCTACTGTAACTGGATTAAGTACTATCCTCCTCCAGCTTCCCATTCCTTCCTCATTTCTAGCCCTCTACCAAGCGTGCAGAGCTACTTGCAGGCTAATGTGTGTTTGCAagttggttttcagtattttcagatcCCCAATCCAGTTTATCAAGTTGTCGTACAAAcagtaatactgaaaaaatacaggagGTGTTGTGAAGAGGCACAGTGGATGTGGGCTTACCCAGTTGTAGCTGAGGTTCTACACAGGATGAGTTCAGGCGATCGTTTTACTAATGCTTCGccacacaaaaaaccctcaaactcAAGGCTAATCACTTTCGTTTTTACTATATgcttgcaaaataataaaaccaagaaTACTAAATATTATTCTTATTGAACAATTATCCTTTCAGATGAATCACATTTACTACTCCTTATTTAACAGTCAACTAGAATCTGTTATATAGAAATTTCAACTGTTTTACTCGCATATTGATCAGTTTCAATTAGCAGCATGGAAAGACCCATGccataagagaaaaaaatgaatgcttgATCTTGTCTTTCTGAATCTCAGACATGAGATTCATCTTGCCACTAAATCAATAACCAGCAGAACTCAAATAATAATGCAAATTTCTGTCAAATGCTAATAATAgcatttaaaaactaattttctaAAATGATAGTTTTGGATGCTGCTTTAccaattatgaaaaaaaagttcCAATTTTAAATTTGCTCTTATGCCTTTCACTTAGACTGTAATGTATAATAGCCAACATAAATACCTTCTACATACCTGTTATACCGCATATGCTTTCTAAAATTTTTACTTAGAAAGTCCTTGTAAAAGTCAGCCATTTCTTCTGCACTCAGTGTTGCTTTTTGACCTGAAAATAAGTTTTGGCATAACAATGTCAAGATAATTCTTTGGATTAAAACACTGGGTTCAGATGCAGGAGAGCTAAGTCTGACTCCTTGCTCCTACAAGCTTCCTGTGTAACCCTGAACAAGTTATCTTTATCTTCcaactttttaaaacttacCTAGGGAGCACAACAGATTAAAAATACTGATCATCCTGAAGCTGGAATAACTCTTAAGCCCTTATTACTTGTGAAAGTGATTATGTTTATCAGGTCTTAGATTATTTAGGGAACTAATGGTCCCCTAATAAAAAGTCCATTGATCTGGGAGTATCTGTTCTTTGAGTAGAATTAACCTCTCACAGGGCTGAAGTCTAAATAGCACTAGTAAGAGCACTTAGTAACTTAAATTTCCCCCCTAAAGCAAGtcaataaatacagaaagaacACTATCCATGACTGACATGATATTTTCAGatgtacattttttctttttctgttgatAAATTTCAAGTAACTTACACCAAAAAGTGTATGTTCCGAGATGTCAGATTCATTAACAATACAGTAGACAATTATTTTGTGTAGAAGTAAGTACAAAAGATGACTTTGAACATGCCGCTCTCATAAGCGGAATATAAGAGAAGATGGATTCTCTCCACAGAACATGAAAGGAAAACCTGTGGCTACAGCACAGATGTAGAATCCTGAGAACCAGCAAATATTCTCAACTCTACCAGCTAATTCCTATACAAACTTTCTGGCACTTTCAATGTTTCTAAAATGAGGATCAAATTTGAATGTCCCAGGGGACACAGATATGGAATTGTGATATTCAACTTGTTACTGttccaaaatgcattttaaagcttCTGAGACTCATCATAGAAATGTAAATTATTGATTAGTTCTATTTGTCATTATTTACAAATCTAATATATTACAATGGAATGGGATAAATTTACTCTAAGACTATTAGAAGGCTGCCTACTTAACACCTGTAGTTGATTGGTTTCTTCATACTGGTATCAGCAGAACTGATCGTAGATTCACTTatacaaaaaaataagttttgttcCAACTGCTTGTGTATACtgtttatatacacacacagctGTATTATAGCACAGAGTTAATCAACACATGCAGccaatataattttatttctaagggATGTACATGCTTactagtttttcttttatttctagggtataaaagcaaaacaaaaaaaacccaaacaaaaccaaaatggcaatacaaaagaagtgtttcttaaacAACACAGaacttaattaaaattatttctcaaCCACACACTGATCACCAGGatacaaacagaagagaaaaataatggtcTGTGATATACAGAATATCAGAGCAGATGCTTTACTGAACTCAAACAGATCATTATTCTATGAACAAAATGTTCAACCTCATACTACAATGGCCAATTCACTGCTATTATGAAGGCatcttgttttcagtttcacaTAATGAGTTAGAGAGGCAACTATTTTACACCAACTGTGCTCAGGCAGacaggcagagagcagctgctgtctCCTCAGAAGCTGTCTTATTCTCCCTcaaggaaaaatactgtattaattGTATACACTATGGACCTGAAGCCAGAGAGTGTGAGTTTATCCACCCAACCATAACATGAATTGAGGCAAATATGTTTAGCTCAGCTAGCTCACTGGGTTAGGAGGTGTGAAAGGAAGAAGCCCCTTCCTCCTTAGACTACAGAATGATTATATTACTTGGCTAGGATTTCAGCACATTCCCTCCAGCTGCGGGGAAGGAATTAGGGGAAGAACAGTGCAACAGATGATCTGATCCCCACATGCACATCTCTGAAGAGCTCCTCCTCTCTTATCATGTGCCTGAAAACACTTCTAAATCCTACCCTCAAGATTTACGTGTGACAGAACACAAAGAGCATAAACTAACAAAATTCAAAGTTAAACTAAATTCAGAATGTATCCTAAACTATAAACAAAGATCCCACTAACCTGTTTCATCTCTCATTTCCAGACCCTTGGCTTTCAGTcttgaataaataaattcttctttttcctaaaacatgtttttccacATTAGAATCTGATGTACTCAGTCCTTGAAGTTAACCATTGTTTTTAATCACATAGCAGTGTAGTCCTTAATACTTTCTGAAATAAGAAGCAATACTCATTCAACCTGGAAACGTCAACAATACGTTTTCCTGAATCCAGTAAGTTAGTTAAACTGGTAACTTTGTCACTTAGATCCTGCTACCTGCATGCATCAATTAATTCATGCAAGTGTTctactgaaacacagaaaacttaTTTGTGGAGCAAAGTTACAGCTGAGCTTCAGTATTGTCTGACAGGATCTGAACCTTCAGTTTATAAGGCAAGCTGTGAAGATGTGCTGTACTGTATAACTGAGAATTTGAGCATAGAGAAAAACATACAGccttaaagaataaaattacttAGATGGAAACAGGATAATTATTTGTGACGTAAGTTTTTCAAACTTAAAAAGCAGTTCtatggagttaaaaaaaaacaagctttgttttttctctgaaatcttTGTAAGTTTTGGGAGGATATGATGATCAAAGATCATCACAAATGATGGTGAATTACTGAACTGTTACCGTTCTTCCAAGAAAATTCAGTGCCTCCTACCAATGCTGCAATCAGGAAAGAAGACAAACCAAGACTGAAAAGTCCCCACTTTTAGCCTTGTTGGCGTATACTGCCAGTAAAACAGGGCATGTCCCTCATTTACCGTTGGTGATTATACCTAATTTCTCTCACTTATGACAGAGTGAGAAGAGCTGCAGAATCATTTTCAACACCCGCTCCAGTCACAGACAGGTCTTGCATGTAGAGCGGCTACAACTTTCTATTTTTGGTGCAAGAtaggaaaaaggcaaatatcATTACATGCCactaaacagcaataaaatacacaggcTCTTTAGCTTTCtatgtcattttaaagaaacGAGTGACAAAAAAGTGATTTCCACAAAGACACCGTGCATATTAAAGGAAACAGTATCAATCACGAGCCAGTAACAGCAGGCAGAACTGAACCTTACCTCACAGAGACCAAACCCCCAGTTTTGGGTGGGCAGGAGCCAAGTGGCACCCGGCATCATGGTGGGCTTACCTGGCGGAAGGCACGGTTGTGCCGTGCCCAGAAGCGCTGGTCACAGGCCTGGGCCTCCTGCCGTGCCTCCCGCAGCCGCCGCTCCAGGGGCGACTCCTTGGGGGGCACATAGAAGATGACGGGCCGGAGGTTGGAGTGCTTGTCAGGGGGGCCGATCCAGTCGTTACGGGAGTGTGCGGGGGGGCTGAAACCCAGGCCCTTGGAAATACAGGCAGAATTCATTATGACCACTTCAGCAGAGTTTTTGAGGAACATCCcaatttgaaataaattccAAAACTCCACACAACCTTAAAACATATAAGCATAACAAGTTCAGAAACTATGCATATTCATTTACCCTGACCGAAAACAATGtgatacatttaaaatttactgTTATTTAGAAATGCACTACAGAGAAGAtacttttgacttttttccaaCAGACATgaatcatgatttttttttttaaaaagctactttctttttccatttttgtatCACTGATATTCCCCTTCGTTAAAATATTTGATGGCAAGGACTAGCAAGTGTGTAAGTCTTCCTAAGCACTGCTTTCTTCGTGCATCCTTGTGAACACGCACAAGCGTGTAGTTTTTCGGGTTTAGGAAGATCCGGCTCTAACGGCCCGTAACTTACCGCTCCGTTTGTAAACGCGTTTTAGTTCCCTTGTGCCTCAGCGCCCCATCCGCACAGCGCGGGAAGGCCCGCGCGGTGTTTACAAACACTGGGGGCGTTGGAAAATACATAAACAACGAGAGGCCGCGGGAAACGCAGATTTTTATCGGGACGCGCCCGCCCAGCGACGCTGAGAGTCACCGCGAAGGCGGCCTTCCCCGCTCAGGGCTCCGCAGGGGCGGGAGACCCCGAGGCCTCCCCCGCGGCAGGCCGGCTCCGGGACGCAGGAGCTGCCCCCGGCCT
The Gavia stellata isolate bGavSte3 chromosome 7, bGavSte3.hap2, whole genome shotgun sequence genome window above contains:
- the LOC104257389 gene encoding cytochrome c oxidase assembly factor 8, which encodes MAAARLLQGGGCSRCRHRRLLSFSSAGGGPTAERGERQESAGLGFSPPAHSRNDWIGPPDKHSNLRPVIFYVPPKESPLERRLREARQEAQACDQRFWARHNRAFRQEKEEFIYSRLKAKGLEMRDETGQKATLSAEEMADFYKDFLSKNFRKHMRYNRDWYKRNFTITFLMGQVALARALRWLRWKKKNIGNR